In one Kluyveromyces marxianus DMKU3-1042 DNA, complete genome, chromosome 4 genomic region, the following are encoded:
- the AHP1 gene encoding thioredoxin peroxidase AHP1 codes for MSTKLPETKFQYVRIIPSQEGTEACTFPVETSFSEFKGPIVITGAPAAFSPTCSISHIPGYVEKLDELVKAGASQVFVVTADNPFANNAWAKKLGVKDTDKIKFITDSGAKFSQSLGYALPIGDGVYWASRYLVIAKDGEIIYKAVEEKPASEVTVSSVDNALDQLRKL; via the coding sequence ATGTCTACTAAATTACCAGAAACCAAGTTCCAATACGTCAGAATCATTCCTTCCCAAGAAGGAACTGAAGCCTGTACCTTCCCAGTTGAGACCAGTTTCTCTGAGTTCAAGGGACCAATTGTTATCACAGGTGCCCCAGCAGCCTTTTCTCCAACATGTTCTATCTCGCACATTCCAGGTTACGTTGAGAAGTTGGACGAATTAGTGAAGGCTGGTGCCTCCCAAGTTTTCGTTGTCACTGCCGACAATCCATTTGCCAACAACGCATGGGCCAAGAAGTTGGGTGTCAAGGACACTGATAAGATCAAGTTCATTACCGATTCTGGTGCCAAGTTCTCCCAATCTTTGGGCTACGCATTGCCAATTGGTGATGGTGTTTACTGGGCCAGCAGATACTTGGTGATAGCCAAGGACGGTGAGATCATCTACAAGGCTGTTGAAGAGAAGCCAGCTTCCGAAGTCACTGTTTCTTCTGTCGACAACGCTTTGGACCAATTGCGCAAGTTATAG